A stretch of the Arachis stenosperma cultivar V10309 chromosome 6, arast.V10309.gnm1.PFL2, whole genome shotgun sequence genome encodes the following:
- the LOC130934102 gene encoding 30S ribosomal protein S11, chloroplastic-like, with translation MAKPIPKIGSRKNGRIGSRKHARKIPKGVIHVQASFNNTIVTVTDVRGRVISWSSAGTCGFKGTRRGTPFAAQTAAGNVIRTVANQGMQRAEVMIKGPGLGRDAALM, from the coding sequence ATGGCAAAACCTATACCCAAAATTGGTTCGCGTAAAAATGGACGTATTGGTTCACGTAAACATGCTCGTAAAATACCAAAGGGCGTTATTCATGTTCAAGCTAGTTTCAACAATACCATTGTCACTGTTACCGATGTACGGGGTCGGGTAATTTCGTGGTCCTCCGCAGGTACTTGTGGATTCAAAGGTACGCGAAGGGGAACACCATTTGCCGCCCAAACCGCAGCAGGAAATGTTATTCGAACAGTAGCGAATCAAGGCATGCAACGAGCAGAAGTCATGATAAAGGGTCCTGGTCTCGGAAGAGATGCGGCattaatgtaa
- the LOC130933337 gene encoding uncharacterized protein LOC130933337, producing GDHVFLKVTPTTGIGRAIKAKKLNPRYIGPFQILERIGPVAYRMALPPHLSNLHDVFHVSQLRKYTPDASHVLEPESVQLREDLTLPVAPVRIDDTSIKRLRGKDVSLVKVAWIRGGVEEHTWELESEMRTDYPH from the coding sequence ggagaccatgttttccttaaggtcaCTCCAACTACAGGaataggtagggcgattaaggcaaagaagttgaatcctcgatacattggtccatttcagatcctagagaggattggaccggtggcgtatcggatggctctaccacctcatctttcgaacctgcacgacgtgtttcacgtgtcgcagcttcggaagtacactcctgatgctagccatgtgttagaacctgagtcggttcagttaagggaagatttgacgcttccagtggctccagtcagaattgatgatactagtattaaacggttgcgtggaaaagatgtttcattagtcaaagtggcatggattcgaggcggtgttgaggaacacacttgggaacttgagtcggagatgcgaacggattatccgcat